One genomic region from Streptomyces sp. NBC_00457 encodes:
- a CDS encoding TetR/AcrR family transcriptional regulator, with product MNEDERDAGRAARPKRADARRNQETLLDAAAAVFVTAGVEAPIRDIAAKAGVGTATIYRHFPTRADLIIAVYRHQVDALAEAGPALLASSATPHAALGQWINLFVDFLVTKHGLAAVLQSDDPCFDPLHSYFLDRLVPVCTQLLEAAADAGEIRPGQDAYELMRGVGGLCAGAGDNPRYDARRLVELLIAGLRLPG from the coding sequence ACGAGCGGGACGCAGGACGCGCAGCGCGGCCCAAACGGGCCGACGCCCGGCGCAACCAGGAGACGCTGCTCGACGCGGCCGCCGCGGTCTTCGTCACGGCAGGCGTGGAAGCGCCGATCCGCGACATCGCGGCCAAGGCCGGGGTCGGAACGGCCACGATCTACCGCCACTTCCCGACGCGGGCGGATCTCATCATCGCCGTCTACCGCCACCAGGTCGACGCCCTCGCCGAGGCCGGGCCCGCCCTGCTCGCGAGCAGCGCGACTCCCCACGCCGCGCTCGGGCAATGGATCAACCTCTTCGTCGACTTCCTGGTCACCAAACACGGGCTCGCGGCCGTCCTGCAGTCCGACGACCCCTGCTTCGACCCCCTGCACTCCTACTTCCTCGACCGCCTCGTGCCTGTCTGCACCCAGCTCCTCGAAGCCGCCGCCGACGCCGGTGAGATCCGCCCCGGCCAGGACGCGTACGAACTCATGCGCGGCGTCGGAGGGCTGTGCGCGGGCGCCGGCGACAATCCCCGCTACGACGCACGCCGACTGGTCGAACTCCTCATCGCCGGGCTGCGCCTACCGGGGTGA